A genomic region of Mycolicibacterium poriferae contains the following coding sequences:
- a CDS encoding lipid-transfer protein: protein MNRVFVVGVGMTKFEKPGGRVARGADHEARKEGWDYPQMAHESGSKALADAGIDYTEVEQGYVGYVAGDSTCGQRALYELGMTGIPIVNVNNNCSTGSTALYLGAQAIRGGLADCVLALGFEKMQPGSLGGGADDRESPMKRHILALNEIDDMQFPVAPWMFGAAGREHMRKYGTTAEHFAKIGFKNHKHSVNNPYAQFQDEYSLDDILGAKMISDPLTKLQCSPTSDGSAAVVLASEEFVARHELSGQAVEIVGQAMTTDFASTFDGSAANIIGYDMNVQAAQKVYQQSGLGPEDFQVIELHDCFSANELLLYEALGLCAPGEAPKLVDDEQTTYGGRWVVNPSGGLISKGHPLGATGLAQCSELTWQLRGTADRRQVDDVTAALQHNIGLGGAAVVTAYQRAER, encoded by the coding sequence ATGAACCGCGTGTTCGTGGTGGGTGTCGGGATGACGAAGTTCGAGAAGCCGGGCGGACGCGTAGCTCGCGGAGCGGACCATGAGGCGCGCAAGGAGGGGTGGGACTACCCCCAGATGGCCCATGAGTCGGGCAGCAAGGCGCTGGCCGACGCCGGAATCGACTACACCGAGGTCGAGCAGGGCTACGTCGGCTACGTAGCCGGGGATTCCACATGCGGCCAGCGCGCGCTCTACGAACTCGGCATGACCGGCATCCCGATCGTCAACGTGAACAACAACTGTTCGACGGGGTCGACAGCGCTGTACCTGGGCGCCCAGGCGATCCGCGGCGGGCTGGCCGACTGCGTGCTGGCGCTGGGCTTCGAGAAGATGCAGCCGGGCTCGCTGGGCGGCGGCGCCGATGACCGCGAGTCGCCGATGAAGCGGCACATCCTGGCGCTCAATGAGATCGACGACATGCAGTTTCCGGTGGCGCCGTGGATGTTCGGCGCCGCGGGCCGTGAGCACATGCGCAAATACGGCACCACCGCCGAACATTTCGCCAAGATCGGATTCAAGAACCACAAGCATTCGGTCAACAATCCCTACGCGCAATTCCAGGACGAGTACAGCCTCGACGACATCCTCGGCGCCAAGATGATCTCCGACCCGCTGACCAAGCTGCAATGCTCGCCGACCTCGGACGGGTCGGCTGCGGTGGTGCTCGCCAGTGAGGAGTTCGTCGCGCGTCACGAACTGTCCGGTCAGGCCGTCGAGATCGTCGGTCAGGCGATGACCACCGATTTCGCATCCACCTTCGACGGCAGCGCGGCCAACATCATCGGCTACGACATGAACGTGCAGGCCGCGCAGAAGGTGTACCAGCAGTCGGGCCTCGGCCCGGAGGACTTCCAGGTCATCGAACTGCACGACTGCTTCTCGGCCAACGAACTGCTGCTCTACGAGGCCCTCGGGCTGTGCGCACCGGGGGAAGCGCCCAAGCTGGTCGACGACGAGCAGACCACCTACGGCGGACGGTGGGTGGTCAACCCGTCAGGTGGCCTGATCTCCAAGGGGCACCCGCTGGGCGCCACCGGGCTGGCGCAGTGCAGCGAACTGACCTGGCAGCTGCGCGGCACCGCGGATCGGCGCCAGGTCGACGACGTCACCGCCGCGCTGCAGCACAACATCGGGCTGGGTGGGGCCGCGGTCGTCACCGCCTACCAGCGCGCGGAGCGCTGA
- a CDS encoding cation:dicarboxylate symporter family transporter, protein MTTTTDRPTVPEPSQPPKRRDRTHWLYIAVIVAVLAGVGVGIMAPDVGKSVGVLGTMFVALIKMMIAPVIFCTIVLGIGSVRKAATVGKVGGLAFVYFLVMSTFALGIGLVVGNLLHPGAGMNLTENAGKGAELADKAHEAGGLMEFVQGIIPTSLFSSLTEGSVLQALFVALLVGFALQGLGAAGQPILRGIEHLQKLVFKVLVMILWLAPIGAFGAIANVVGQTGWAAVGQLMALMLGFYLTCMIFVFGVLGSLLRVVSGVSIFKLVRYLAREYLLIVSTSSSESALPRLIAKMEHLGVNRSTVGVVVPTGYSFNLDGTAIYLTMASLFIAGALGDPLTVGEQIGLLVFMIVASKGAAGVTGAGLATLAGGLQAHRPDLLDGVGLIVGIDRFMSEARALTNFSGNAVATLLVGSWTKTVDTAKVDAVLAGRDPFDEVSMLDDSHTTQTSHVDEPAQAKVPAAV, encoded by the coding sequence ATGACGACCACGACAGATCGGCCGACGGTGCCGGAGCCGTCGCAGCCACCCAAACGGCGCGACCGGACGCACTGGCTCTACATCGCCGTCATCGTCGCCGTGCTGGCCGGGGTCGGGGTCGGGATCATGGCCCCCGATGTCGGCAAGAGCGTCGGCGTGCTCGGCACCATGTTCGTCGCGCTGATCAAGATGATGATCGCGCCGGTGATCTTCTGCACGATCGTGTTGGGCATCGGCTCGGTCCGCAAGGCCGCCACGGTCGGCAAGGTCGGCGGGCTGGCATTCGTCTACTTCCTGGTGATGTCCACCTTCGCGCTGGGCATCGGCCTGGTCGTCGGCAACCTCCTGCACCCGGGTGCGGGCATGAACCTGACCGAGAACGCCGGCAAGGGAGCCGAACTCGCCGACAAGGCGCACGAAGCCGGCGGGCTGATGGAGTTCGTCCAGGGCATCATCCCGACGTCGTTGTTCTCGTCACTGACCGAAGGCAGCGTGCTGCAGGCGTTGTTCGTCGCGCTGCTGGTCGGCTTTGCGCTGCAGGGCCTGGGCGCTGCGGGCCAACCGATCCTGCGCGGGATCGAACACCTCCAGAAGCTGGTGTTCAAGGTGTTGGTGATGATCCTGTGGCTGGCTCCCATCGGCGCGTTCGGCGCGATCGCCAACGTGGTCGGGCAGACCGGCTGGGCCGCGGTCGGCCAGCTGATGGCACTGATGCTCGGCTTCTACCTGACCTGCATGATCTTCGTGTTCGGCGTGCTCGGCTCGCTGCTGCGCGTGGTCTCCGGGGTGTCGATCTTCAAGCTGGTGCGCTACCTGGCCCGCGAATACCTGCTCATCGTGTCGACGTCGTCGTCGGAATCCGCACTGCCGCGGCTGATCGCGAAGATGGAGCATCTCGGCGTGAACCGCTCCACCGTCGGCGTCGTGGTGCCCACCGGCTACTCGTTCAACCTCGACGGCACGGCGATTTACCTGACCATGGCGTCGTTGTTCATCGCCGGCGCGCTCGGCGATCCGTTGACCGTCGGTGAGCAGATCGGTCTGCTGGTGTTCATGATCGTGGCGTCCAAGGGCGCGGCAGGGGTGACCGGCGCCGGCCTGGCGACGCTGGCCGGGGGGCTGCAGGCCCACCGACCCGACCTGCTCGACGGCGTCGGGCTGATCGTGGGGATCGACCGATTCATGTCCGAGGCACGCGCGCTGACCAACTTCTCGGGCAACGCGGTGGCGACCCTGCTGGTCGGCTCGTGGACCAAGACCGTCGACACGGCCAAGGTGGATGCTGTTCTGGCGGGCCGTGATCCGTTCGACGAGGTCAGCATGCTCGACGACTCCCACACCACCCAGACCTCGCACGTCGACGAGCCGGCGCAGGCGAAAGTCCCTGCGGCGGTGTAG
- a CDS encoding sensor histidine kinase — translation MAPTPLTTGRRGWPRSLAGQAIALQVVVIALIVVAGSALALVDARGDGDAAARQQVLGIATALADAPSTAEAIESGRATEVLQPVTEAVRTHTDIAFITIMAPDRTRFTHTDPDQIGGDYIGTIAPALRGETFTEVYTGTLGPSIRAVAPVRNAAGDIVGLVSAGILQQSLADRWRAQWPGIAAVVLGAVAVSAVGLWAIRRRLLRQTHGLRPDELRVMYEHHDAILHSVSEGLIVLDADGVALVNDEARRLLALPSGAVRQEDLPEFLRSFNPGARDEIHVTDERVLVVNRSPVRLPRHPESSHAEVVTIRDRTELQGALGELNSLKVLTDSLRSQAHEAANKLHTVVTMVEMGRPDEAVTFATDELELSQRLVDRLSEAVSEPALVALLLGKAAQADERGIEFTVTEDTQLPAAADELLLTGQEMVTVLGNLIDNAMDACDRAEPWVEVTVHQDAHRLLIRVADSGEGMDVNTFAQAMTRGYSTKVSDDADRHGLGLALVAQVVNRHGGTLSTDVTYGSVVTVTVPRR, via the coding sequence ATGGCACCGACACCGCTCACCACGGGTCGGCGTGGGTGGCCACGGTCGTTGGCGGGACAGGCGATCGCGCTGCAGGTCGTAGTGATCGCGCTGATCGTGGTGGCCGGCAGCGCGCTGGCGCTGGTCGACGCCCGCGGCGACGGTGACGCCGCGGCGCGTCAGCAGGTGCTCGGCATCGCCACCGCGCTGGCCGACGCGCCGTCGACCGCCGAAGCGATCGAGTCCGGCCGCGCCACCGAGGTGCTCCAACCGGTGACCGAAGCGGTCCGCACCCACACCGACATCGCCTTCATCACGATCATGGCGCCGGACCGCACCCGGTTCACCCACACCGATCCCGACCAGATCGGTGGTGACTACATCGGGACCATCGCGCCGGCTCTGCGCGGCGAGACGTTCACCGAGGTCTACACCGGCACGTTGGGGCCGTCCATCCGCGCGGTGGCCCCGGTACGAAATGCGGCCGGTGACATCGTCGGCCTGGTCTCGGCGGGGATTCTGCAGCAGAGTCTGGCCGACCGCTGGCGCGCACAGTGGCCCGGCATCGCCGCCGTTGTCCTTGGCGCCGTGGCGGTTTCAGCCGTCGGGCTGTGGGCGATCCGGCGCCGACTGCTCCGGCAGACCCACGGGTTGCGTCCCGATGAGCTGCGCGTGATGTACGAACACCACGACGCGATCCTGCACTCGGTGTCCGAGGGGCTGATCGTGCTGGACGCAGACGGGGTGGCCTTGGTCAACGACGAGGCCCGGCGCCTGCTGGCGCTTCCGTCGGGAGCTGTGCGACAGGAGGACCTGCCCGAGTTTCTGCGATCGTTCAACCCGGGTGCCCGCGATGAGATCCACGTGACCGACGAGCGCGTGCTGGTGGTGAACCGGTCCCCTGTGCGGCTGCCCCGCCACCCCGAATCGAGTCACGCCGAAGTGGTGACGATTCGCGACCGCACCGAATTGCAGGGAGCGCTGGGCGAACTCAACTCGTTGAAGGTGTTGACCGACTCGCTGCGATCGCAGGCGCACGAAGCGGCCAACAAACTGCACACCGTCGTGACGATGGTCGAGATGGGACGCCCGGATGAGGCCGTCACCTTCGCCACCGACGAGCTCGAGCTGTCCCAACGTCTCGTCGACCGCCTCTCCGAGGCGGTGAGTGAACCGGCGTTGGTGGCGCTGTTGCTGGGCAAGGCGGCTCAGGCCGACGAGCGGGGCATCGAGTTCACCGTGACCGAGGACACGCAGCTTCCCGCCGCCGCCGACGAGCTGCTGCTGACGGGACAGGAGATGGTCACGGTGTTGGGCAACCTGATCGACAACGCCATGGATGCCTGCGACCGGGCCGAGCCGTGGGTGGAGGTGACCGTCCACCAGGACGCACACCGACTGCTGATCAGGGTGGCTGACAGCGGAGAAGGCATGGACGTCAACACTTTTGCCCAGGCGATGACGCGCGGCTACTCGACGAAGGTGAGTGACGATGCCGACCGGCACGGGCTCGGGCTGGCGCTGGTGGCCCAGGTGGTCAACCGCCACGGCGGAACGCTGTCCACCGACGTGACGTACGGCTCGGTGGTGACAGTGACGGTGCCCCGCCGATGA
- a CDS encoding response regulator, which yields MISVLIVEDEELIAEAHRSYLARLEGFSVHTVAHTARDAMRAAGEAAADGHAIDLVLLDLGLPDASGIALASALSGLRPAPDIIAITSERDLEMVRAAVGHGALAYLLKPFTFAAFRDRLERYQRYREALPAGTDAASQAEVDRALAELRVSSDRSTAPRSGAASTNDDIARAVRDSGEGGITADEVAKHVGVSRVTAWRYLERLAEEGTVSRATDYGRAGRPKTRYQWR from the coding sequence ATGATCTCGGTGCTGATCGTCGAGGACGAAGAGCTGATCGCGGAGGCGCACCGTTCGTATCTGGCCCGTCTGGAAGGGTTTTCGGTGCATACGGTGGCGCACACGGCGCGCGACGCGATGCGCGCGGCAGGCGAGGCCGCTGCGGACGGGCATGCCATCGACCTGGTACTGCTCGACCTGGGCCTTCCCGACGCGAGCGGAATCGCGCTGGCTTCAGCACTGTCGGGCCTGCGACCGGCGCCGGACATCATCGCGATCACTTCGGAGCGCGACCTCGAAATGGTGCGGGCGGCGGTCGGGCACGGGGCGCTGGCCTACCTGCTCAAGCCGTTCACATTCGCCGCTTTCCGGGACCGCCTGGAGCGGTATCAGCGCTACCGGGAGGCGCTGCCCGCGGGCACCGACGCGGCCAGCCAGGCGGAGGTCGACCGTGCGTTGGCCGAATTACGCGTGAGCTCGGACCGGTCGACCGCGCCCAGATCGGGGGCGGCGTCGACGAACGACGACATCGCGCGCGCTGTCCGCGACAGCGGCGAAGGCGGAATCACCGCCGACGAGGTGGCCAAACATGTCGGGGTGTCGCGCGTGACGGCGTGGCGCTACCTCGAGCGCCTCGCCGAGGAGGGAACGGTGTCGCGCGCTACCGATTACGGGAGAGCCGGCCGCCCCAAGACCCGCTATCAGTGGCGCTGA